In Vitis vinifera cultivar Pinot Noir 40024 chromosome 17, ASM3070453v1, one genomic interval encodes:
- the LOC104882266 gene encoding uncharacterized protein LOC104882266 isoform X2: MDCKEEACLECTKQCLLLHKKKKRPIPNISSFFKVMIGDKFSEILFLPPKFARTVSALVDEKTHLEDSSGRQWEITVSNLNGSLAFHQGWHAFALDHRLEIGDFVVFHYIMGSHFITQIYDRTGCEKPKYSENGQHKKITRNKRSPISKDRAFRTIDKGSINEQVSSTSVLSGSDIGIIQSQCDATDVEKVPMIVENTSNCKNSNGKLKSVCKAEYVEEPYYIIDRDLGYKRGEYRSSIFDLSNFEMQNNEFGADGSKKIVAGVEKSPHHADKLLISQTEAMVADVYTVAEEVGRKVVASDASKFETGKKKDSDVVEKIILRHNKDSCDNKVSGQFLTTSAEEPGENGKDSSDLGNEGIKEHQMAEMKIINTHSKRALELMKGLHHHSWNPTRKDNDEVYEVVKTEAVDFIGSPLPIAANLSCIVGTDDRSFLELPASLPSFSYRGRTKMERKVVVLQDPDKKSWPVLYHERQGFKALTSGWEDFSRANNIQPGDECVFTLENELKGIYAVRIVQK; encoded by the exons ATGGATTGCAAGGAAGAAGCATGCTTGGAGTGCACCAAACAATGTTTACTActtcacaaaaagaagaaaCGTCCTATTCCcaatatttcatcttttttcaAAGTCATGATTGGCGATAAATTCTCAGAAATTCTG TTCTTGCCCCCTAAATTTGCACGTACAGTGTCAGCATTGGTGGATGAAAAAACCCATCTTGAGGATTCGAGTGGGCGGCAATGGGAAATAACGGTATCTAATCTTAATGGCTCACTTGCTTTTCATCAAGGATGGCATGCTTTTGCACTAGATCATCGCCTAGAAATTGGAGATTTTGTGGTATTCCATTATATTATGGGATCGCATTTTATCACTCAGATATATGATAGAACTGGATGTGAAAAACCGAAATATTCTGAGAATGGTCAACATAAGAAAATAACGAGGAATAAAAGAAGTCCAATTTCTAAAGATCGTGCATTCCGCACAATTGATAAAGGTTCGATAAATGAACAGGTTTCAAGCACTTCTGTTCTTTCTGGGTCAGATATTGGAATAATCCAAAGTCAGTGTGATGCAACTGATGTGGAAAAAGTACCAATGATTGTAGAGAACACTTCGAATTGTAAGAatagcaatggaaagctcaagtcGGTTTGCAAAGCAGAGTATGTTGAAGAACCATACTACATAATTGACAGAGATTTGGGATACAAACGAGGAGAATACAGAAGCTCTATATTTGACTTGTCAAACTTTGAAATGCAGAATAATGAATTTGGTGCTGATGGAAGCAAGAAAATTGTAGCTGGAGTTGAAAAATCCCCTCATCATGCTGATAAATTACTCATATCACAAACTGAAGCAATGGTAGCTGATGTATATACAGTGGCTGAAGAGGTAGGGAGAAAAGTGGTGGCTTCAGATGCATCTAAATTTGaaacagggaaaaaaaaggacTCTGATGTGgtggaaaaaataatattgaggCACAATAAAGATTCTTGTGATAACAAGGTGTCTGGGCAATTTTTGACCACATCTGCTGAGGAACCTGGGGAGAATGGAAAAGATAGTTCAGACTTGGGAAATGAAGGCATCAAAGAACACcagatggctgagatgaagatCATCAATACACATTCAA AAAGGGCACTGGAGTTGATGAAAGGGTTGCACCATCACAGTTGGAATCCAACTAGAAAAGATAATGATGAAGTCTACGAAGTGGTGAAAACTGAAGCTGTTGATTTTATTGGTTCACCCCTGCCAATTGCAGCCAACCTGTCCTGTATTGTGGGGACAGACGACCGATCCTTTCTT GAGCTGCCAGCAAGCTTGCCCTCATTTTCATACAGGGGAAGAACAAAAATGGAAAGGAAGGTAGTGGTTCTTCAGGATCCAGATAAGAAATCATGGCCGGTGCTCTACCATGAGAGACAGGGTTTCAAAGCTTTGACGAGTGGGTGGGAAGACTTTAGCCGGGCAAATAACATTCAGCCAGGAGATGAGTGTGTTTTCACGCTGGAAAACGAACTCAAGGGCATATATGCAGTCCGCATTGTCCAAAAGTAA
- the LOC104882266 gene encoding uncharacterized protein LOC104882266 isoform X1, protein MDCKEEACLECTKQCLLLHKKKKRPIPNISSFFKVMIGDKFSEILFLPPKFARTVSALVDEKTHLEDSSGRQWEITVSNLNGSLAFHQGWHAFALDHRLEIGDFVVFHYIMGSHFITQIYDRTGCEKPKYSENGQHKKITRNKRSPISKDRAFRTIDKGSINEQVSSTSVLSGSDIGIIQSQCDATDVEKVPMIVENTSNCKNSNGKLKSVCKAEYVEEPYYIIDRDLGYKRGEYRSSIFDLSNFEMQNNEFGADGSKKIVAGVEKSPHHADKLLISQTEAMVADVYTVAEEVGRKVVASDASKFETGKKKDSDVVEKIILRHNKDSCDNKVSGQFLTTSAEEPGENGKDSSDLGNEGIKEHQMAEMKIINTHSIDMKGLKKECVEMTSKMHGLEEMIGERALELMKGLHHHSWNPTRKDNDEVYEVVKTEAVDFIGSPLPIAANLSCIVGTDDRSFLELPASLPSFSYRGRTKMERKVVVLQDPDKKSWPVLYHERQGFKALTSGWEDFSRANNIQPGDECVFTLENELKGIYAVRIVQK, encoded by the exons ATGGATTGCAAGGAAGAAGCATGCTTGGAGTGCACCAAACAATGTTTACTActtcacaaaaagaagaaaCGTCCTATTCCcaatatttcatcttttttcaAAGTCATGATTGGCGATAAATTCTCAGAAATTCTG TTCTTGCCCCCTAAATTTGCACGTACAGTGTCAGCATTGGTGGATGAAAAAACCCATCTTGAGGATTCGAGTGGGCGGCAATGGGAAATAACGGTATCTAATCTTAATGGCTCACTTGCTTTTCATCAAGGATGGCATGCTTTTGCACTAGATCATCGCCTAGAAATTGGAGATTTTGTGGTATTCCATTATATTATGGGATCGCATTTTATCACTCAGATATATGATAGAACTGGATGTGAAAAACCGAAATATTCTGAGAATGGTCAACATAAGAAAATAACGAGGAATAAAAGAAGTCCAATTTCTAAAGATCGTGCATTCCGCACAATTGATAAAGGTTCGATAAATGAACAGGTTTCAAGCACTTCTGTTCTTTCTGGGTCAGATATTGGAATAATCCAAAGTCAGTGTGATGCAACTGATGTGGAAAAAGTACCAATGATTGTAGAGAACACTTCGAATTGTAAGAatagcaatggaaagctcaagtcGGTTTGCAAAGCAGAGTATGTTGAAGAACCATACTACATAATTGACAGAGATTTGGGATACAAACGAGGAGAATACAGAAGCTCTATATTTGACTTGTCAAACTTTGAAATGCAGAATAATGAATTTGGTGCTGATGGAAGCAAGAAAATTGTAGCTGGAGTTGAAAAATCCCCTCATCATGCTGATAAATTACTCATATCACAAACTGAAGCAATGGTAGCTGATGTATATACAGTGGCTGAAGAGGTAGGGAGAAAAGTGGTGGCTTCAGATGCATCTAAATTTGaaacagggaaaaaaaaggacTCTGATGTGgtggaaaaaataatattgaggCACAATAAAGATTCTTGTGATAACAAGGTGTCTGGGCAATTTTTGACCACATCTGCTGAGGAACCTGGGGAGAATGGAAAAGATAGTTCAGACTTGGGAAATGAAGGCATCAAAGAACACcagatggctgagatgaagatCATCAATACACATTCAA TTGATATGAAGGGTCTCAAAAAAGAATGTGTGGAGATGACTTCAAAAATGCATGGTCTTGAGGAGATGATTGGAg AAAGGGCACTGGAGTTGATGAAAGGGTTGCACCATCACAGTTGGAATCCAACTAGAAAAGATAATGATGAAGTCTACGAAGTGGTGAAAACTGAAGCTGTTGATTTTATTGGTTCACCCCTGCCAATTGCAGCCAACCTGTCCTGTATTGTGGGGACAGACGACCGATCCTTTCTT GAGCTGCCAGCAAGCTTGCCCTCATTTTCATACAGGGGAAGAACAAAAATGGAAAGGAAGGTAGTGGTTCTTCAGGATCCAGATAAGAAATCATGGCCGGTGCTCTACCATGAGAGACAGGGTTTCAAAGCTTTGACGAGTGGGTGGGAAGACTTTAGCCGGGCAAATAACATTCAGCCAGGAGATGAGTGTGTTTTCACGCTGGAAAACGAACTCAAGGGCATATATGCAGTCCGCATTGTCCAAAAGTAA